The Podarcis muralis chromosome 8, rPodMur119.hap1.1, whole genome shotgun sequence genomic sequence GAAGGACAGAAAAACCCAGGGGAAAAACATGAAGAGTGCGCCACAGCCAAACGACCATTATCCAAATCAGCAGTTGAAGACTGTATGGCAACAAACATAGTTGAAAACGAACCTGTCTCAAAAAGATTAAAGCTTACTGTTGTACAACATGCTGAAGAGAATGAAGGCAAACTATCGAATGCCACAACGTGTGAAGGTAGTGTTGATGGGACAAGTAATACAACAGATGAAACTATAAAAGACGAAGCTATAAGTGCATGTCAAAGTAGTGATGCTTTATGTGTGCAGCATGATTTCAAATCTGAGGACAATAGTACACAGGAAATACATGTGGAAAATGAGCATACCCAAGTTGACCAAACACCCCTTCCAGAATGCACATCTTCTTTTCAAAACGATGAAGCCACTCTTAGCTGTGCAACCAGCAGTGTTGAAAACATTTCTAAGTGCAAACCTCATGAGGAGACTTTTTCTACTTACCCAGATTTAGAAAAGCATATTCAAGAAAGCCACCTTCAGCATTACGAACAACAGGTGAACCTACATTGTACTGATAAATCAGAATGCACTCCATCTTTACAAACACATAGCAAGCCGACCGCTGGACAGCTTAGATTGTATTTTTGCAATCTCTGTGGTTTTCAGTCTTTCGAGAAAGATCTTCTACAAGCTCATTTCCTTGGCAAGACGCACCTCCGCCGACAAAATCTTGCTGCCCGGGGAGGATTTGTCAAGATACTTACGAAAAAGCCATTTCATAAAAAACAGCAGTACCTAGTCAAGGAAAAGAATGTGCAAGCAAAATCTGCACTTAATAAACCAAAAATAAGGAATGCAGGTTCAAATCCACAAAAGACTTCAAGCAATAAGCTGAAGAAGTTTAAAACATGCCACCAACTTTTTGTTGAAATGGTGTCATCAAAAAATATTTCTGCAGAAACCACAGAGAACACTACCAATGAAGAAGTGCTTTTCTCCAGTGTGGGTGGAAATGGTGATGCCCATTCTGAAAAGCTGGAAGTGTCAGGGCCCTCCAAATGTAATCCAGATGTATCAGAACCTGCTGAAGGTAGTCAAGAGACAATTAGCAGTTCAAACACCACAGGAATACTCGATAGATTTCCTCATAACAGAAATATCTTCTCCCGAAGAATAACTTTCAAGCAAAGTGGTTCTTTCAAATTAAATCAGCAAATTAAAAAACGCTATAATCTTTTGGGATTAGGTAAGAGAAACAGGCCTGACTCCACCTTAAAACACAGCATCAGGACAGACTTCAGTCAAGGTGATACATCGCAGGTGCACCTAAAAGTTTTAGAAACTGAAGAGGATTTGTGCAAAGCTGACACAGGAACACTATCACTTGATCCAGATGGAGCCAATGGGTGCTCTTCTATCACCCTGGAACTTGATAATTCTCCAAAGAAAGCTGTTGAGGCCCAGAAGGGTCTACATCCTTGTACTCATTGTGGATGTACTTTGCCAAACACAGGTTTGGAATTGGATGTTGACAGAGATAAAGCAGACGAGCTGAAATTCCAGTGTCAGACATGTGGCTATTCTTGTGGAACCAAGGAAGACTTTGAACTGCACCATCAAAAAAATAACCATTGCATGGGTGATTGCAAGATAAATTGCCCCCAGTGTTCATTTTTTGCCCTGAATGAGGTAAGCTTTGGGGAGCACATGCGTGATGAGCATGGcatgtcccactgctgtgttACCTGCCGTTTGTATTTTCTAAATGAAGAAGAAGTAGCAGTTCATAACACAACTGAACAACATATAAGTTTATCAGCTCAAGGAAATACGGTTCGCCCACTTAGCAATGTGACTCAGCAAACAGCATCTTGCACTTTAGTGGAGACAAGTGTTCTTCCAAAGGTTGCAGAAGAAATGCCCAAGCCCTTGGTGATACATCCTGCTAATGAGTTCAAGGAGTCTGTCCTGAGCAGAACTCAGTTTCagtgtaaaaaatgtttttataaaacAAGGTCTTCCTCAGTTCTTACCAGGCACATAAAACTTCGGCATGCTCAGGAATATCATTTCCTTTGCAAGGCATGCAACCTCTACTCATTAAGCAAAGAAGGAATGGAAAAACACATCAAGAGAAGTAAACACCTTGAAAATGCCAGAAAAAATAATATTGGCTTACGCTTTGAGGAATGTATTGAAAGGGTATGTGTAGGTGGAAGCGATGGTAAAAAAGCAACAGAGCCTTCTACTTATGGCAGTTTAAAGACTGTATCGGAAAATGAAAACGTGCCGTTACCCTTCTGTACATTGGAGAATGTCTCGATAAACAAGGAACTGTTTCCATCAGGTGAAATGCTGAAATGCAGTGAGCTGGTTCTGGGCAGCGGGCAAAAGAGAGGAAGGCCGAAAGGCACCATTTCTCGGACATGCCCTCATTGTGGCTTATTGGCTTCCAGTGTTACAAACCTGACGGTTCACATTCGACGAAAGCATAGCCACCAGTACAGCTATTTATGTAAAGTATGCAATTACTATACTGTAACGAAAGGTGATATGGAACGTCATTGTGCTACAAAGAAGCATAAAGGCCGTTTGGAAGCCAATGGGAAACAAAACATAGAGATTATAGTGTGCCCAGAGGGAGGTAATGTTGAAGCCAGTAGCAAGAAGATAAATAGTCCAGGAGGTATGAATGAACTTGTTGACCATGGCAGTTCACCCTTGGACAATGCTGCTTTGGAAAGCCAGGGAAATGATCAGTGTAATGCTATAAAAGTACAAGGTGAAAATGTGCCTCAGCTTTCTGAATTGGGTAGAGACCAGAACCCTTCAGAAATAAAGCAGCATATAATTGCAGAACTAGGTAACGTTAACCAAGCTAGGGACTCGTTGGCTCAAACCAGATCGTTAAACACAAATGATAACAAGTGTGCTCATTGCAGCTTTGTTGCACATTCATTTTCTTCTCTGGAAGTACATATAAAACGCAAGCACACTAAAGAATTTGAATACTATTGCATGGCCTGCGACTATTACGCAGTTACTCGACGAGAGATGATTAGGCATGCAGCAACAGAGaagcataaaataaaaaggcaatCTTATGTATGCAACACCTCTGGAGAAGAGACAGATGTGGCCGATACTGGCAAGGAGCAACAACCAACAGATGAAATTCAGATCATTCTGGATGGAACAAAATACCAAAACACCATTGAGGAGAAATGTCTGGATGTGCAGGTCACTCAGAAAGTGAAGAAAGCCCTTAATTATTTGGTTTCGGAAGATGGTGCCCCTTCAGAGGTTCCCAAAGAAGGTTATGTTGCCGATACTGTAGATGTTGAGACAAATGATGGAGTTGACCAAGGCAGGGGAGAGGGAGTcagtgaagaaaatgttccaaaagCTGTAGTCGAGGTTCATGAGGTGTTCACACCTAAAGAAACAGTTCATTGTGTCCTGCAGGAAAATGTGGAAGATCAAGGAACAGTCACGTCAAATTTTAATTTTACCATAGAAACTGGAAGTAAAAACTTAGCTGTTAGCAAAGATTGTCCAGATATGAATTTGACCTCAAATAAGATGGAGGAAGACTCTGAAGGAGAACTTCAGAGTATTGCAGTAGCTGCTGAGGAAGTGAAAAATGAAGAAATTCAGTTGCCCATCATTTCAGAAACATGTTGCACACTAGAGCAACAAACTATTGATGAAAATATTGAAGGAACTATGAAAACTATACATAATTTACAGGAACAGCAAATGACCCAGCAGAGTTCTGCTATAGAGGAAGAAGGAACTCTGTCAGCTGAACAACATGAGGTCGAAGTATCATTAAACAATATTTGGGGTTCAGAGGTCTCAATAGTTGAAAGCGTTCAAGAAAGTAATGAGGCATCAGATGCTTCTGCCGGTGTGGAGGGCAGAGTGAAGGAGGAGATGGCAGTGCAAAATTGTGGCCAGTTTGATTCCTCTATAGTAAAATTAAAAAGCCATGAAGATGGTTGTGAGCCAGTTGATCACATTGCTGATGGACAGAACCTGAGTGGGCTGAGAACTTTGAAAGCGGATGTCCCACAAGGtggtggaaagaagaagaaagcagaagGGCAGCCGCTTGGGGAATCGACACGCATTCGCTGCGATGACTGTGGCTTTTTAGCAGACGGCTTGAGTGGCCTGAATGTTCACATAGCTATGAAACAT encodes the following:
- the ZNF407 gene encoding zinc finger protein 407, with amino-acid sequence MDVEKNQKNDEGDENVQNELVQEAARNVLAEKAHSDSFSTSKIDTFSAEGQKNPGEKHEECATAKRPLSKSAVEDCMATNIVENEPVSKRLKLTVVQHAEENEGKLSNATTCEGSVDGTSNTTDETIKDEAISACQSSDALCVQHDFKSEDNSTQEIHVENEHTQVDQTPLPECTSSFQNDEATLSCATSSVENISKCKPHEETFSTYPDLEKHIQESHLQHYEQQVNLHCTDKSECTPSLQTHSKPTAGQLRLYFCNLCGFQSFEKDLLQAHFLGKTHLRRQNLAARGGFVKILTKKPFHKKQQYLVKEKNVQAKSALNKPKIRNAGSNPQKTSSNKLKKFKTCHQLFVEMVSSKNISAETTENTTNEEVLFSSVGGNGDAHSEKLEVSGPSKCNPDVSEPAEGSQETISSSNTTGILDRFPHNRNIFSRRITFKQSGSFKLNQQIKKRYNLLGLGKRNRPDSTLKHSIRTDFSQGDTSQVHLKVLETEEDLCKADTGTLSLDPDGANGCSSITLELDNSPKKAVEAQKGLHPCTHCGCTLPNTGLELDVDRDKADELKFQCQTCGYSCGTKEDFELHHQKNNHCMGDCKINCPQCSFFALNEVSFGEHMRDEHGMSHCCVTCRLYFLNEEEVAVHNTTEQHISLSAQGNTVRPLSNVTQQTASCTLVETSVLPKVAEEMPKPLVIHPANEFKESVLSRTQFQCKKCFYKTRSSSVLTRHIKLRHAQEYHFLCKACNLYSLSKEGMEKHIKRSKHLENARKNNIGLRFEECIERVCVGGSDGKKATEPSTYGSLKTVSENENVPLPFCTLENVSINKELFPSGEMLKCSELVLGSGQKRGRPKGTISRTCPHCGLLASSVTNLTVHIRRKHSHQYSYLCKVCNYYTVTKGDMERHCATKKHKGRLEANGKQNIEIIVCPEGGNVEASSKKINSPGGMNELVDHGSSPLDNAALESQGNDQCNAIKVQGENVPQLSELGRDQNPSEIKQHIIAELGNVNQARDSLAQTRSLNTNDNKCAHCSFVAHSFSSLEVHIKRKHTKEFEYYCMACDYYAVTRREMIRHAATEKHKIKRQSYVCNTSGEETDVADTGKEQQPTDEIQIILDGTKYQNTIEEKCLDVQVTQKVKKALNYLVSEDGAPSEVPKEGYVADTVDVETNDGVDQGRGEGVSEENVPKAVVEVHEVFTPKETVHCVLQENVEDQGTVTSNFNFTIETGSKNLAVSKDCPDMNLTSNKMEEDSEGELQSIAVAAEEVKNEEIQLPIISETCCTLEQQTIDENIEGTMKTIHNLQEQQMTQQSSAIEEEGTLSAEQHEVEVSLNNIWGSEVSIVESVQESNEASDASAGVEGRVKEEMAVQNCGQFDSSIVKLKSHEDGCEPVDHIADGQNLSGLRTLKADVPQGGGKKKKAEGQPLGESTRIRCDDCGFLADGLSGLNVHIAMKHPSKEKHFHCLLCGKSFYTESNLHQHLASAGHMRNEQASVEELPEGGATFKCVKCTEPFDSEQNLFLHIKEQHEELLREVNKYIVEDTEQINREREENKGNICKYCGKMCRSSNSMAFLAHIRTHTGSKPFKCKICHFATAQLGDARNHVKRHLGMREYKCHVCGVAFVMKKHLNTHLLGKHGVGTPKERKFTCPLCDRSFTEKWALNNHMKLHTGEKPYKCSWPTCHYSFLTVSAMKDHYRTHTGEKSFLCDLCGFAGGTRHALTKHRRQHTGEKPFKCDECNFASTTQSHLTRHKRVHTGEKPYRCPWCDYRSNCAENIRKHILHTGKHEGVKMYNCPKCEYGTNIPVEFRNHLKELHPDIENPDLAYLHAGIVSKSYECRLKGQGATFVETTSPFTTAALDEISPIKDKSLHDGRRHLQSTEQVQQVIIIQGYDSDFAIDASVEETAAATLQTLAMAGQVARVVHITEDGQVITTSQNGSHVSTMIPGQILAEQLSDGKTQVVVVEGPLGGNDIEDAVSIGTASDPSNTMVQQIMRREILEPPDVTRGHPPESASALDALLCAVTELGKAENKAELLDRARFCHKEALQMSNPEADIVCNDTTTQETQMFHEAQETEEEREPMEVVTQVVHPSTIIASQERAQVTFKKMVEGVLQFAVCDTAAADQLIKEGVTQVIVNEEGTVHMVAREGSQIIMQEAGSHALRVRSEHMDLVESDGEISQIIVTEEIAQAMVQDSNANFSDGPTHYIVTRLPQEIEDESGVYSHAVIKTDEQEEIVQTGTVINSNNVCDGNAEHLASMVIFTEDCSQTAIIQGQRDNNELQEA